From one [Ruminococcus] lactaris ATCC 29176 genomic stretch:
- a CDS encoding DUF3881 family protein, with the protein MHQYLKAIGFNNIHTRKDLKKLLSETEENFTHQTVVSYRQGEDFCEFQKEYGQGIGISVCGELTEDEKFERAYYFPYFTGSGITTYADITVERKIEKEQYVGLCEDAKVGISLIFTIQNGIEYMRERKAGFVEGVQTSVTFSGLALSGMILLPVVKNEQQIQWEKAASDNRRELMNAARNGDQTAIETLTLNDMDMYSKMSKRLKNEDVFTIVDTYFMPYGAECDIYSIMGEILAVRERINGATGVRLYQMKLSVNELQFDVCVPADEVMGQPEIGRRFKGVIWLQGYINF; encoded by the coding sequence ATGCATCAATATTTAAAAGCGATAGGATTTAATAATATTCATACAAGAAAAGATTTAAAAAAATTATTATCTGAAACAGAAGAAAATTTTACGCATCAGACAGTAGTATCTTACAGGCAGGGGGAGGATTTCTGCGAATTTCAAAAAGAATACGGACAGGGAATCGGTATCTCAGTCTGTGGGGAACTGACGGAAGATGAGAAGTTTGAAAGAGCGTACTATTTTCCATATTTCACAGGAAGTGGTATTACCACCTATGCTGATATTACAGTAGAACGTAAGATTGAAAAAGAACAGTATGTTGGCTTATGCGAAGATGCAAAAGTAGGTATCAGCCTGATCTTCACAATTCAAAACGGAATTGAATACATGAGGGAAAGAAAAGCCGGATTTGTGGAAGGAGTGCAGACTTCTGTTACATTCTCAGGGCTGGCATTATCGGGAATGATTTTACTTCCGGTCGTAAAAAATGAACAGCAGATACAATGGGAAAAGGCGGCATCTGATAATCGTCGGGAATTGATGAATGCAGCACGGAACGGAGATCAGACGGCAATCGAGACTCTGACTCTGAATGATATGGATATGTATTCAAAAATGTCAAAAAGGTTGAAAAATGAAGATGTTTTTACAATCGTAGATACTTATTTTATGCCTTATGGGGCCGAATGTGATATTTATTCCATTATGGGTGAGATACTTGCCGTCAGAGAGCGTATAAACGGTGCTACAGGTGTCCGACTGTATCAGATGAAGCTGAGTGTGAATGAACTGCAATTTGACGTTTGTGTGCCGGCTGACGAGGTCATGGGACAACCTGAGATCGGAAGAAGGTTTAAGGGCGTGATCTGGCTGCAGGGATATATTAATTTTTAG
- a CDS encoding alpha/beta fold hydrolase, with protein sequence MSLKKNLTFFTALTGTVIGTMHVVNRIFQYISTADNMLSDDKYDYYNWRFGKITYKKTGSGSPVLLIHDLNVCSSSYEFEKVCSKLSKTNTVYSIDLLGCGRSDRPAFTYTNFLYVELITNFIKHIIGEKTDVIVSGESCPFVLMACANDDSIINKVVMINPPNLVKMAKIPTKASKLFKKLIFTPVIGTFIYNLNVNKKTILQKFIFSYYYAQNDIKERDILTYFESSHKDHTHSKYLYACQKSRYLNANIVHCLSRLTNSIYIIVGNSNPENILAANEYQNYLPSIEIKGIAKTKQMPHMEKPEEFFSDVKIFLSDAQ encoded by the coding sequence TTGAGTTTAAAGAAAAATCTTACATTTTTTACTGCACTGACCGGGACAGTAATTGGTACGATGCATGTAGTGAACAGAATCTTTCAATACATTTCTACCGCGGATAATATGCTTTCAGATGATAAATACGATTACTATAATTGGAGATTTGGAAAAATTACTTACAAGAAGACCGGATCAGGATCACCCGTTCTCCTGATTCATGATTTAAATGTATGTTCTTCTTCCTACGAATTTGAAAAAGTCTGTTCCAAATTATCAAAGACAAATACTGTATATTCGATAGATCTGCTGGGATGTGGTCGTTCAGATCGTCCTGCATTTACTTATACTAATTTTCTTTATGTAGAGCTGATTACTAACTTTATCAAGCATATTATTGGAGAAAAAACAGATGTAATTGTATCCGGTGAATCGTGTCCATTTGTATTGATGGCATGTGCTAATGATGATTCTATTATTAATAAGGTAGTGATGATTAATCCTCCGAATCTTGTAAAAATGGCCAAAATACCTACTAAAGCAAGTAAATTATTTAAAAAGCTTATTTTTACACCGGTTATTGGTACATTTATCTACAACTTGAATGTAAATAAGAAGACAATCCTTCAGAAATTTATCTTTTCTTATTATTATGCTCAAAATGATATTAAAGAAAGGGATATTCTGACTTATTTTGAATCATCCCATAAAGACCATACGCATTCCAAATATCTTTATGCTTGTCAAAAGTCACGATATTTAAATGCAAATATTGTTCACTGCCTTTCCAGACTGACGAACAGTATTTATATTATAGTTGGAAATTCTAACCCGGAAAATATTCTTGCAGCTAATGAATATCAGAATTATCTTCCTTCTATTGAAATTAAGGGAATCGCAAAGACAAAACAGATGCCACATATGGAAAAACCTGAAGAGTTCTTTAGCGATGTAAAGATTTTCTTATCTGATGCTCAATAA
- a CDS encoding ROK family protein: MKEKGMTTINLKKFNRNKVYQYIYQQKETSKLQIVRDLQMGLSTVSQNLNELEQDGLICRNGYFESTGGRKAQIIRIVEDFRISLGLGILKDMFHIVAVNLYGEVMATETIELPYVNSDTYYTSLAENVETFILNRQYEPEKIEGISIATQGIISPDGTAVIYGDIMGNTQMKLSDFSSRLPYSCHLEHDSKSAADLELWNHPQFDSALIFLLNPNLGGAIITNHKVHQGKHMHSGLFEHICIDPNGPDCYCGHRGCLETYCSANALKAAAGMPIKDFFKILHTTQTPTLLRIWRDYLDHLAFAIRNLNLVIDSPVIISGYLAPYFRNADMQYLLEKINEQSLFHMEEDQLLVGNHGQYTPAIGAALYYLKEFLSPVIS; this comes from the coding sequence ATGAAAGAAAAAGGGATGACCACGATTAATTTAAAAAAATTTAACCGTAATAAAGTTTACCAATATATTTATCAGCAAAAAGAAACTTCCAAGCTGCAGATTGTCCGGGATCTGCAAATGGGACTTTCTACTGTCAGTCAGAATTTGAATGAATTAGAACAGGATGGCCTGATCTGCCGAAACGGATATTTTGAATCTACCGGGGGACGAAAGGCCCAGATTATAAGAATTGTTGAAGATTTCCGCATATCACTTGGACTTGGAATTTTGAAAGATATGTTTCATATTGTAGCAGTAAATTTATATGGCGAAGTCATGGCGACAGAAACCATTGAACTTCCTTATGTGAATAGTGATACTTATTATACATCACTCGCAGAAAATGTAGAGACATTTATTCTGAATCGTCAATATGAACCCGAAAAAATTGAAGGTATCTCCATCGCTACCCAGGGAATTATTTCCCCGGATGGAACAGCCGTAATCTATGGAGACATCATGGGGAACACGCAGATGAAGCTTTCTGATTTTTCTTCCAGACTGCCGTACTCCTGTCACCTGGAACATGATTCCAAATCAGCTGCAGATTTAGAGCTTTGGAATCATCCCCAGTTCGACAGTGCATTAATTTTTCTTCTGAATCCCAACCTTGGCGGTGCAATTATCACCAACCATAAGGTTCATCAGGGAAAACATATGCACAGTGGGCTTTTTGAGCATATTTGTATTGACCCGAATGGACCTGATTGTTACTGTGGTCATCGCGGATGTCTTGAGACTTACTGCTCAGCTAACGCTTTGAAAGCGGCTGCCGGGATGCCAATTAAAGACTTTTTCAAGATTCTGCACACTACGCAGACTCCTACGCTTCTTCGAATTTGGAGAGATTATTTGGATCACCTTGCTTTTGCAATCCGTAATCTGAACCTTGTGATCGACAGTCCGGTAATCATAAGCGGATACCTTGCACCTTATTTTCGTAATGCCGATATGCAATATCTGTTAGAAAAAATTAATGAACAATCTCTTTTCCATATGGAAGAGGATCAGCTTCTGGTTGGTAATCACGGACAATACACTCCGGCAATTGGAGCTGCACTCTATTATCTGAAAGAATTTTTATCCCCTGTAATTTCATAA
- a CDS encoding DUF4446 family protein: MGGILGSLGIDPFYLFVILFVLQVAIIVLLCLVYDKYNRLQNSYNVFMKGKNGKSLEKSIFRRFEKLKKIEKLAEENREEIDKIYKKMEGHYQKVGIVKYDAFHEMGGDLSFALTMLDENNTGWILNAMHSREGCYTYIKEVIKGESYIELSEEERDCLEKAIYQEEYDIKSSKN; this comes from the coding sequence ATGGGCGGAATACTAGGGAGTCTCGGGATAGATCCGTTCTACCTGTTTGTTATTCTATTTGTGCTGCAAGTGGCAATTATCGTATTACTATGTCTGGTTTATGATAAATATAATCGCTTACAGAACAGCTATAATGTATTTATGAAGGGGAAAAATGGAAAGAGTCTGGAAAAATCAATCTTTCGCCGGTTTGAAAAGCTGAAAAAAATTGAAAAGCTTGCAGAAGAAAATCGAGAAGAAATTGATAAAATCTATAAAAAGATGGAAGGACATTATCAGAAAGTTGGTATTGTAAAGTATGACGCATTTCATGAGATGGGAGGAGATCTCAGTTTTGCATTGACTATGTTGGATGAAAATAATACAGGATGGATTCTTAATGCAATGCATAGCAGAGAAGGATGTTATACTTATATCAAAGAAGTGATAAAAGGTGAAAGTTATATTGAGCTTTCTGAGGAAGAAAGAGATTGTTTGGAAAAAGCAATCTATCAGGAAGAATATGATATAAAAAGTTCTAAAAATTAA
- the rsmG gene encoding 16S rRNA (guanine(527)-N(7))-methyltransferase RsmG, translated as MEKEQRESRSGEKFTEELANLGIELNEHQKEQFDQYYELLVEWNKVMNLTGITEYEEVNLKHFTDSLSIARVKDMHQVQSVIDIGTGAGFPGIPLKIVYPELEVVLLDSLNKRIKFLDEVIRTLGLEKIRTIHGRAEDFAKKKEYRECFDLCVSRAVANLATLSEYCLPFVKVEGEFISYKSGDSDEEIRDAEFAVKVLGGKITDVDKFQLPGTDMGRSLVKIKKVKNTAGKYPRKAGLPSKEPLKK; from the coding sequence GTGGAGAAAGAACAGAGAGAGAGCAGAAGCGGTGAAAAATTTACTGAAGAGCTTGCAAATCTTGGAATAGAGTTGAATGAACATCAGAAAGAACAGTTCGATCAATATTATGAACTTCTTGTAGAATGGAATAAAGTAATGAATCTTACAGGAATTACGGAGTATGAAGAAGTAAACTTAAAGCATTTTACAGACAGTCTTTCAATCGCGAGAGTGAAGGATATGCATCAGGTTCAGTCGGTGATCGATATAGGAACAGGAGCCGGATTTCCGGGAATACCACTTAAAATAGTGTATCCGGAGCTGGAAGTTGTATTATTGGATTCATTAAATAAAAGAATTAAATTTCTTGATGAAGTGATTCGTACGTTGGGATTGGAAAAAATCCGTACAATTCATGGAAGAGCAGAAGATTTTGCAAAGAAAAAGGAATACAGAGAATGTTTTGATCTGTGTGTATCGAGAGCAGTGGCAAATCTTGCGACATTGAGTGAATATTGTCTTCCGTTTGTAAAAGTAGAAGGAGAGTTTATTTCCTATAAAAGTGGGGATTCTGATGAAGAGATAAGAGATGCAGAATTTGCAGTAAAAGTACTGGGAGGAAAGATAACAGATGTGGATAAATTCCAGTTACCCGGTACAGACATGGGAAGATCGCTTGTGAAAATCAAAAAAGTTAAGAATACAGCCGGAAAATATCCAAGAAAAGCAGGTTTGCCATCAAAAGAACCTTTAAAAAAGTAA
- a CDS encoding mannitol dehydrogenase family protein — MKLTLEGIKDCELWNKAGITLPGYDVEKVSQKAKEEPKWVHFGIGNIFRIFIGGIADGLLEEGVLDRAITCVETFDYDVVDKIYDPYDNLGLSVILHGDGTREYKVLGSLAEAVKAQSADPKQWNRLKKIFASKSLQLVSFTITEKGYALQKADGSWFPFVENDIKNGPEQVTGAMAVLVAMLLERYKAGKYPLALVSMDNCSQNGAKLRESVLMMAEEWRKAGFVDTDFIDYISDENVIAFPWTMIDKITPRPSEQIAADLEALGVEDMQPVITSKQTYIAPFVNAEKPQYLVIEDSFPNGRPALEKGFGVYLADRNTVNLSERMKVTVCLNPVHSATGPLGVVLGYDLFAHMLNTNEDMMKMARMVAYDEGLPVVADPGILSPQEFVDELFHDRFPNEYLGDTNLRLAVDVSQMVGIRFGETVKAYVAKYGDASKLTAIPLGIAGWLRYMLAVDDEGKKYELAPDPMNEELQEQLGDIVVGKPETFTDQLKPILSNERIFFTDLYKDGIGEKIEEMFREMIAGSGAVKTTIHKYVC; from the coding sequence ATGAAGTTAACATTGGAAGGAATTAAGGATTGTGAATTATGGAATAAAGCGGGAATTACACTTCCGGGATATGATGTGGAAAAGGTTTCACAAAAAGCAAAAGAAGAACCAAAGTGGGTACATTTTGGAATAGGAAATATTTTCCGTATTTTTATTGGTGGCATTGCAGATGGTCTTTTGGAAGAAGGGGTTCTTGACAGAGCAATCACATGTGTAGAGACCTTTGACTATGATGTAGTTGATAAGATTTACGATCCATATGATAATTTGGGACTTAGTGTGATCCTTCATGGAGACGGAACACGCGAGTATAAAGTTCTTGGTTCACTGGCAGAGGCTGTAAAGGCACAGTCAGCAGATCCAAAGCAGTGGAACCGGTTAAAAAAGATTTTTGCAAGTAAATCCTTGCAGTTAGTTTCCTTTACAATTACAGAAAAAGGATATGCACTTCAGAAAGCAGACGGAAGCTGGTTCCCGTTTGTAGAGAACGACATCAAGAACGGACCAGAGCAGGTAACAGGAGCGATGGCAGTGCTTGTAGCGATGCTTCTTGAAAGATATAAAGCAGGAAAATACCCACTGGCACTGGTATCGATGGATAACTGTTCGCAGAATGGTGCAAAGCTTCGGGAGTCTGTACTGATGATGGCAGAAGAATGGAGAAAGGCTGGTTTTGTAGATACAGATTTTATTGATTATATCAGCGATGAGAATGTTATAGCATTCCCGTGGACAATGATCGACAAGATTACTCCACGACCGAGTGAGCAGATTGCAGCTGACCTGGAAGCACTTGGAGTAGAGGACATGCAGCCGGTGATCACAAGCAAGCAGACTTATATTGCACCGTTTGTTAATGCAGAGAAACCACAGTATCTTGTAATTGAAGACAGTTTCCCGAATGGCCGTCCGGCTTTGGAAAAGGGATTTGGAGTTTATTTGGCAGACAGAAATACCGTTAATCTTTCAGAGAGAATGAAAGTAACAGTATGTCTCAATCCGGTTCACTCAGCAACAGGTCCTTTGGGCGTTGTGCTTGGATATGATCTGTTCGCACATATGCTCAATACAAATGAAGATATGATGAAGATGGCTCGTATGGTTGCTTATGATGAAGGCCTTCCGGTAGTTGCAGATCCTGGAATCCTTTCACCGCAGGAATTTGTAGATGAGTTGTTTCATGATCGTTTCCCGAATGAGTATCTTGGAGATACAAACCTTCGTCTTGCAGTTGATGTATCACAGATGGTTGGTATCCGTTTTGGAGAGACAGTAAAAGCATATGTTGCAAAATATGGAGATGCGTCAAAGCTTACTGCCATCCCACTCGGAATTGCAGGATGGCTTAGATATATGCTGGCGGTAGATGATGAAGGAAAGAAATATGAACTTGCTCCAGATCCAATGAATGAGGAACTTCAGGAGCAGCTTGGTGATATTGTTGTAGGAAAACCGGAAACATTTACAGATCAGTTAAAACCAATCTTATCCAATGAGCGTATTTTCTTTACAGATCTTTATAAGGATGGAATTGGTGAGAAAATTGAAGAAATGTTCCGTGAGATGATTGCGGGATCAGGAGCTGTAAAAACAACGATCCATAAGTACGTTTGCTAA
- a CDS encoding ParB/RepB/Spo0J family partition protein has protein sequence MPGKKSGLGKGLDSLIPNKKNDISDSKVEKKQEKENDSPKSGEIMVRINEVEPNRDQPRKDFDEDALMELADSIRQFGILQPLLVQKKKNYYEIIAGERRWRAAKLAGIKEVPIIVKDYTDQEIVEISLIENIQRENLNPIEEAMAFKRLLQEFQLKQDEVAERVSKSRTAVTNSMRLLKLSPRVQQMIIDDMISTGHARALLAIDDEEQQFILANKIFDEKLSVRETEKLVKALKNPKKEVKKEKPEHTFIYENIEEQIKNIMGTKVSVNQKANGKGKIEIEYYSEEELERIYDLLMTIPRGE, from the coding sequence ATGCCGGGGAAGAAAAGTGGATTAGGTAAGGGACTTGATAGTCTTATACCTAATAAAAAAAATGACATTTCTGATTCAAAAGTTGAAAAGAAGCAGGAAAAGGAGAATGATTCACCAAAATCGGGAGAAATCATGGTAAGGATCAATGAGGTTGAACCGAACCGGGATCAGCCCAGAAAAGATTTTGATGAAGATGCACTTATGGAACTTGCAGATTCTATCAGGCAATTCGGTATTTTACAGCCACTTCTTGTGCAAAAAAAGAAAAATTATTATGAAATTATTGCCGGGGAAAGAAGATGGCGTGCTGCAAAACTTGCAGGAATCAAAGAAGTTCCGATTATTGTAAAAGACTATACAGACCAGGAAATTGTTGAAATTTCTCTGATAGAAAATATTCAAAGAGAGAACCTGAACCCTATTGAAGAGGCTATGGCATTTAAAAGACTTCTTCAGGAATTTCAGTTAAAGCAGGATGAAGTTGCAGAACGGGTATCAAAGAGCAGAACAGCAGTTACTAACTCGATGCGTCTGCTGAAACTGAGTCCAAGAGTCCAGCAAATGATCATAGATGATATGATCAGTACAGGACATGCAAGAGCGTTACTTGCAATAGATGATGAAGAACAGCAGTTCATACTGGCAAATAAGATTTTTGATGAAAAATTAAGTGTAAGAGAGACTGAAAAGTTGGTAAAAGCACTTAAGAATCCTAAAAAGGAAGTTAAAAAAGAAAAGCCAGAACATACGTTCATATATGAAAATATAGAAGAGCAGATAAAGAATATTATGGGAACAAAAGTTAGTGTGAACCAAAAAGCGAATGGAAAAGGAAAAATCGAGATAGAATATTATTCAGAGGAAGAACTTGAGCGTATTTATGATCTGCTCATGACAATACCAAGGGGAGAATAA
- the serS gene encoding serine--tRNA ligase: MLDIKFLRSNPDVVKQNIKNKFQDEKLPLVDEVIELDKRNREIKQEVEALRAEKNKASKEIGAMMAQKKLEEAEALKKKVAESNGRINDLSEEEKEVEEKIKKNMMIIPNIIDPSVPIGKDDSENVEVERFGEPVVPDFEIPYHTEIMESFNGIDLDAARRVAGNGFYYLMGDIARLHSAVIAYARDFMINRGFTYCVPPFMIRSNVVTGVMSFAEMDAMMYKIEGEDLYLIGTSEHSMIGKFIGTTLDKTELPQTLTSYSPCFRKEKGAHGIEERGVYRIHQFEKQEMIVVCEPEDSKEWYDKLWKNTVDLFRSMDIPVRTLECCSGDLADLKVKSVDVEAWSPRQKKYFEVGSCSNLGDAQARRLGIRIKGEKGSYFAHTLNNTVVAPPRMLIAFLENNLQADGSVKIPEVLQPYMGGNKEITPKK, translated from the coding sequence ATGTTAGATATTAAATTTTTAAGAAGCAATCCGGATGTTGTAAAACAGAATATTAAGAATAAGTTTCAGGATGAAAAACTTCCTCTGGTAGATGAAGTGATCGAACTGGATAAAAGAAACAGAGAAATCAAGCAGGAAGTAGAGGCACTTCGTGCAGAGAAAAATAAAGCCTCCAAAGAGATTGGTGCAATGATGGCTCAGAAGAAGCTTGAAGAAGCAGAAGCACTGAAAAAGAAAGTAGCAGAGAGTAACGGAAGAATCAATGATCTTTCTGAAGAAGAAAAAGAGGTAGAAGAAAAGATCAAAAAGAATATGATGATCATTCCAAATATTATTGATCCTTCTGTACCGATCGGAAAAGATGATAGTGAAAATGTTGAGGTAGAGAGATTTGGAGAGCCGGTTGTTCCTGATTTTGAAATCCCGTATCATACAGAGATTATGGAATCTTTTAACGGAATTGACCTTGATGCTGCAAGAAGAGTGGCAGGAAATGGATTCTACTATCTGATGGGAGATATTGCAAGACTGCATTCAGCAGTAATCGCTTATGCAAGAGATTTCATGATCAACAGAGGATTTACTTATTGTGTTCCGCCGTTTATGATCAGAAGCAATGTTGTAACAGGCGTTATGAGCTTTGCTGAAATGGACGCAATGATGTATAAGATCGAAGGTGAAGACCTTTATCTTATCGGTACAAGTGAGCATTCTATGATCGGTAAATTTATTGGTACAACCTTAGATAAGACAGAGCTGCCACAGACTCTGACAAGCTATTCTCCATGCTTCAGAAAAGAAAAAGGTGCTCATGGAATTGAGGAACGTGGGGTATACAGAATCCATCAGTTTGAGAAGCAGGAAATGATTGTTGTCTGCGAGCCAGAAGACAGTAAAGAGTGGTATGACAAGCTGTGGAAAAATACAGTAGATCTTTTCCGTTCCATGGATATTCCGGTTCGTACTCTGGAATGTTGTTCAGGAGACCTGGCTGATCTGAAAGTAAAATCAGTAGATGTAGAGGCATGGTCACCAAGACAGAAAAAATATTTCGAGGTAGGAAGTTGCTCCAACCTTGGAGACGCTCAGGCAAGAAGACTTGGTATCCGTATTAAAGGTGAAAAAGGCAGCTACTTTGCACATACATTGAATAATACAGTTGTTGCTCCACCGAGAATGTTGATCGCATTCCTTGAGAATAACCTTCAGGCAGACGGATCTGTAAAGATTCCTGAGGTTCTTCAGCCATATATGGGTGGGAATAAAGAAATTACACCAAAGAAATAA
- a CDS encoding ParA family protein, protein MGRIIAIANQKGGVGKTTTAINLSASLASLGKKVLAIDMDPQGNMSSGLGVDKNEVEKTVYDLIIGNIGIEECIYEEVIENLDVLPSNIDLSAAEIELIGVDNKEYILRDEVNKVKEKYDFIIIDCPPALSMLTINAMTTSDSVLVPIQCEYYALEGLSQLIHTIELVQERLNPELEIEGVVFTMYDARTNLSLQVVENVKDNLNQNIYKTIIPRNVRLAEAPSYGMPINLYDPKSKGTESYLLLAEEVINKGEE, encoded by the coding sequence ATGGGAAGAATTATAGCAATCGCTAATCAAAAAGGCGGTGTAGGGAAGACGACAACGGCAATTAACTTATCGGCATCATTAGCTAGTCTTGGAAAAAAAGTATTGGCAATTGATATGGATCCACAGGGGAATATGTCCAGTGGTCTTGGAGTCGATAAAAATGAAGTCGAGAAAACAGTATACGATCTGATAATTGGAAATATAGGAATAGAAGAGTGTATATATGAAGAAGTAATTGAAAATCTCGATGTTCTTCCATCAAATATAGATCTTTCGGCCGCAGAGATTGAATTGATAGGTGTGGACAATAAAGAATACATTCTCAGGGATGAAGTCAACAAAGTAAAAGAAAAATATGACTTTATCATTATTGATTGTCCTCCGGCACTTAGTATGTTGACCATTAATGCAATGACAACATCTGATTCGGTCCTTGTTCCAATTCAATGTGAGTATTACGCATTGGAGGGATTAAGCCAGCTTATTCATACGATTGAACTTGTGCAGGAACGCCTGAATCCAGAACTGGAGATTGAGGGTGTTGTATTTACTATGTATGATGCAAGAACAAATTTATCTTTGCAGGTTGTTGAAAATGTAAAGGATAATTTGAATCAGAATATCTATAAGACGATCATTCCGCGAAATGTAAGATTAGCCGAGGCACCAAGTTATGGAATGCCAATCAATCTCTATGACCCAAAATCAAAGGGAACAGAGAGCTATCTGTTATTAGCAGAAGAAGTGATCAATAAAGGAGAAGAATAA